ACGACCGATCACGAAGGCATCAAAACGTACCTCACTAACGGGGAGAACGGACTCCTCGCTCGCGTCAGCGATCCACAGGATCTCGCCGACAAACTGAGGATGGTACTCGAGTCCCCACGGCTTCGCGAGTCACTCGCCAGTCAGGCCTACGTCGACAGTCAGGCGTTCGCCTGGCGCTCGCAGGCCGAGCGCCTCGAACAGTTCTGTGCCGAGGTTCTCGACGTTTCCGAGCCACCAGAACCGGCGTCGAGGGAACCACTCCAGCCAGAGACCTAGTGGGCGACGGGAAGCGACAGCGCTTCCCGAATGGAAGGAGGTGACTACCGCTATTGTACTCGGTTCGTCTGAAAAGTGGCTCCCGCGTCGACACGGGAACAGATGCTGGCACGCGAACTGCTCCGGTATTCGATTACATCATCGGGAGCCAATGACTACTACGAACGGCGTGAACAAAAGTCCTTCTCGCTTCAACGCAATGACTGTTTCGAGATGGTAACTGACGAATAGCGTCCGAACTTCGGCCGTATTTCGGAAAGCACAGTCGGTCCCGTCTCACCAGGGCCGATTACTCGATTCGCGAGAGTTTGCCGTCGACGTTTTGCTCCAGTTGTCGATTGGTCACGAGGTGAGCAGCCGAAAGCAAGAGGAACGAAACGACGACGACAGCCGCCAGTCCAATCGTCGGAACCGTCGACAACGGTGGAACACCGAGAAACGCACCGGTGAGGAGGGCTGCGCCGATGACGCTGAGCGTTGCGTACCAGCGATCCCAGCGATCCTGGCGGTGCGTATCCGTATCGAGATACATCATCAGCAAGTCGGCGTTGTCGGCGAGCGAGATCAGGCCGCGGTCCTGATCGTACTCGACGATTCCCGCATCGTCCATCTTCGGCAGGTGGGTCTGATAGAGCGCGACGTAGACCCGCTTTCGTTGGTCCGAACTGAGCGCCGTGACCTCGGTGTCGTTCTCCCAGGCCGCGATCTGTTCGGCGAGTTCGCCGAGCGTTACCGTCTCCTCTGCCTCGAGGAGATACGAGAGGACCTCTCGTCGACGTCGGTTTTTCAGGAGTTCGAAGATGACGTCTTTCGAGAGCTGTTGGGCTTCCTCCGAGTCAGCCACCGACGTGATTTCGTCGGGGAGTGACGTGTCGATCGACGACATCACGAACGACCTCCGAACGTCGTGACGTCTGTGTCGATGACAGGTTGAAATTGGAAGTAGCTACCATACGCCCGGAACGACGGGGTCCGCTGTCCGTTTGATCGGCAAATCGCAGTCACGATTGACACACCAAGTTGTACACCAATACTGACACTCTTAAGGACAACCACGTTTCGCACCCGCTGCAAAGCAGGTACGGAGTGGCTTCGCTCCCTGTCCGATGACGGGAGCGATCGGTGTCAACCGAACCGAACGCAGCGGCCACAGCGGCCGCGCAGTATCGGCCGATTTCGTTGTAGTATCTCTCGCGTACGTACAACGTCTTCCGGGGGAACGACACGTGAACCGACGGCGGCGGGAAACGGTGCGACACGACACTGGTTCGGAACGTTTGGTGGCAACGACATAAAGACAAACGACAGTTCGCCCGCGAAAGGCGAGTTTACGTCGTGAAGTCCTGATTTACGACAGATTCACGGAACAACGATCCACCCATTTCATGTGCCATGTTTACGAACCACATAACCGGGCATTGCCGTTTTCGCGGCACTTGCCCGAAAACGAATAGTGGGTTGGACAGGCGTACTCAAACCAGTCAGAAGCGTTGATCGGGCACGACACCGTCGTCTCGAGAGCGTTCGTCGCTCTCTTTGCATTCTCTCTTCGGATCGGAAATCACCACGCAGTTGGCGTAAGTCACTGTTTCCCGCGAAACCATGGTAGCCCCTTACAGTGGCGGCTCCGCTTCGTCCACTACTGATGACGCGGTCCATCATCGATCACACGACGAGCGAATCAGAAAAGACAGCACCTGGGCTGTGTCCCGACTGTGAGACGGATACGATCGTCCACGACCCGGACCGCGGGGAGCGTGTCTGCGAAGAGTGTGGGCTCGTCCTCACCGAAGATCCGATCGACTACGGACCGGAGTGGCGAGCGTTCAACGCCCAGGAACACGACGAACTCTCTCGAGTCGGTGCACCGCTCACCCAGTCGATGCACGACCGCGGACTCACGACGACGATCGACTGGCGGAACAAGGACGCGAACGGCCACTCGATGTCGGCCGATAAGCACGGCCAACTCCACCGACTTCGCGTCTGGCAAGAACGAATTCGGACGAAGAACGCGGGCGAACGA
The Natronorubrum sediminis genome window above contains:
- a CDS encoding DUF7344 domain-containing protein — protein: MSSIDTSLPDEITSVADSEEAQQLSKDVIFELLKNRRRREVLSYLLEAEETVTLGELAEQIAAWENDTEVTALSSDQRKRVYVALYQTHLPKMDDAGIVEYDQDRGLISLADNADLLMMYLDTDTHRQDRWDRWYATLSVIGAALLTGAFLGVPPLSTVPTIGLAAVVVVSFLLLSAAHLVTNRQLEQNVDGKLSRIE